From the genome of Psychroserpens ponticola, one region includes:
- a CDS encoding efflux RND transporter permease subunit encodes MLNKSIKFLIENKLVAVLLLTLFVAWGVVNAPFEWNTGSFPRNPVAVDAIPDIGENQQIVFTKWDGRSPQDIEDQITYPLTTSLLGIPGVKTIRSSSMFGFSSIYIIFEEDIEFYWSRSRILEKLNSLPAGLLPDGVNPALGPDATGLGQIYWYTLEGRDENGNVTGGWDLQELRSIQDFYVKYALSSASGVSEVASIGGYVLEYQVDVNPELMKQYKIGLNEVVKAVKQSNKDVGAQTLEINQAEYLIRGLGYVKSIADLENAVVTSENFTSIRLKDIAKVSHGPATRRGLLDKEGAEVVGGVVVARYGANPMEVINNVKEKISELSSGLPSKTLSDGRTSQLTVVPFYDRTELIQETLDTLDEALSLEILITIFVIIMMVFNLRASLLISGLLPVAVLMVFISMKLFNVDANIVALSGIAIAIGTMVDVGVILTENVLRHIDENDENLPMNAVVYNATAEVSGAILTAVLTTIISFIPVFTMIGAEGKLFRPLAFTKTAALTASLIVALFLIPPFAAYLFKKRNIKTSFSYMLNGAMIILGIVSLIFGYPLGLILVAFGVVGILLLKEMITSKRANTINIFVSAFAIIFLLAEYWRPLGVDRSILINLIFVGLICFGLLGVFTLFRKYYVRILNWALRNKLLFLSLPTAIIIFGVLIMKNTGKEFMPSLNEGSFLLMPTSMPHAGVEENKRVLQQLDMAVASIPEIETVVGKSGRTESALDPAPLSMYENVIQYKSEYILNENRKRQRFKVDDDGLFILKDGSLVVNPNSEINEGADYDLSKIKDPFSVHRSQLIPDDDGEYFRNWRPEIESPDDIWKEIVRVTKLPGVTSAPKLQPIETRLVMLQTGMRAPMGIKVKGQDLREIEAFGVKLENILKEADGVKDEAVFADRIVGKPYLLLDIDRERLARYGVTIEEVQQIIQISVGGMVLTQTVEGRERYGIRVRYPRELRANPNDLKDIYVPVEKGSPVPLSELVTIRYEQGPQVIKSEDTFLVGYVLFDKIDGFAEVDVVENAQALIQSKIDSGELIVPKGINYRFTGTYENQLRAEKTLGVVVPLALAIIFLILYFQFRSVGTSLMVFTGIAVAFAGGFLMIWFYGQDWFLNFNFFGENLRDLFQMHTINLSVAVWVGFIALFGIATDDGVVMATYLTQTFDRNTPETKQEIRASVVEAGEKRIRPCLMTTATTILALLPVLTSTGRGSDIMIPMAIPSFGGMLIALVTLFVVPVLFSWKQEFQLKRATK; translated from the coding sequence TTAAATTCGCTACCAGCAGGACTTTTACCAGATGGTGTAAATCCGGCATTAGGACCAGACGCTACAGGATTGGGACAAATATATTGGTATACTCTAGAAGGTCGTGATGAAAACGGAAATGTAACTGGTGGTTGGGATTTGCAGGAACTGCGAAGTATTCAAGATTTCTATGTAAAATATGCACTGTCTTCAGCAAGTGGTGTTTCTGAAGTCGCCTCAATTGGTGGTTATGTTTTGGAATACCAAGTAGATGTCAACCCCGAGTTGATGAAGCAGTATAAAATCGGTTTAAATGAAGTTGTAAAAGCAGTTAAACAAAGTAATAAGGATGTTGGCGCACAGACTTTGGAAATCAATCAAGCGGAATATCTGATACGTGGTTTGGGATATGTCAAATCCATCGCTGATCTGGAAAACGCTGTAGTAACATCAGAAAATTTTACCTCAATACGCTTAAAGGATATTGCAAAAGTTTCCCACGGTCCAGCAACAAGAAGAGGCCTTTTAGATAAAGAAGGTGCCGAAGTTGTGGGAGGAGTTGTTGTGGCGCGATACGGCGCTAACCCAATGGAGGTCATCAATAACGTTAAAGAGAAAATAAGTGAATTAAGTTCAGGCTTGCCCTCTAAAACATTAAGTGACGGTAGAACATCACAACTTACCGTTGTTCCCTTTTATGACAGAACAGAACTTATACAAGAAACATTAGACACACTTGACGAAGCGCTGTCATTAGAGATTCTTATAACCATTTTTGTAATCATTATGATGGTGTTCAATTTAAGAGCTTCGTTATTGATTTCGGGATTATTACCTGTTGCGGTATTAATGGTTTTTATTTCAATGAAGCTGTTTAATGTAGACGCCAATATTGTGGCCTTGTCAGGTATCGCCATTGCTATCGGAACAATGGTCGATGTAGGTGTTATTCTTACAGAAAATGTGCTTCGGCATATTGATGAAAATGATGAAAACCTGCCAATGAACGCGGTAGTGTACAATGCAACTGCCGAAGTTTCTGGGGCAATATTGACAGCGGTACTAACCACAATTATAAGTTTTATTCCTGTATTCACGATGATAGGCGCTGAAGGGAAATTGTTTCGACCATTGGCTTTTACCAAAACGGCTGCTCTAACAGCATCCCTAATTGTGGCCTTATTTTTAATCCCACCGTTCGCAGCATATTTATTTAAAAAGCGTAACATAAAGACTTCTTTTAGTTATATGCTAAATGGAGCAATGATTATTTTAGGTATTGTATCCCTTATTTTTGGATATCCGCTAGGATTAATATTAGTAGCGTTTGGTGTAGTGGGTATCCTCTTGTTAAAGGAAATGATTACCTCAAAACGCGCCAATACTATCAACATATTTGTATCAGCTTTTGCCATTATATTCTTATTGGCAGAGTATTGGAGACCGCTTGGCGTAGACCGAAGTATTCTTATAAATTTGATTTTCGTAGGTCTTATCTGTTTTGGTCTTCTAGGTGTATTCACACTTTTCAGAAAGTATTATGTGCGTATTTTAAATTGGGCATTACGGAATAAGCTGTTGTTTCTTTCCCTGCCCACCGCCATTATAATTTTTGGGGTATTGATTATGAAAAATACAGGTAAGGAGTTTATGCCATCCCTTAATGAAGGTTCTTTCCTGCTGATGCCTACCTCGATGCCTCACGCGGGTGTTGAAGAGAACAAACGAGTACTACAACAATTGGATATGGCTGTGGCCAGTATTCCTGAAATCGAAACGGTAGTAGGTAAATCTGGTCGTACAGAATCTGCATTAGATCCAGCGCCATTATCAATGTATGAAAATGTCATTCAGTATAAATCTGAATACATTCTAAATGAGAATAGAAAAAGGCAACGTTTTAAAGTAGACGATGACGGACTTTTTATTCTGAAAGACGGAAGTTTAGTTGTTAACCCAAATAGTGAAATCAATGAAGGAGCAGATTATGATCTTTCCAAAATTAAAGATCCATTTTCAGTTCATCGTTCACAACTGATACCAGATGATGATGGCGAATACTTTAGAAACTGGCGACCTGAAATTGAGTCCCCGGATGATATTTGGAAGGAAATTGTTAGAGTTACAAAGCTACCGGGAGTTACTTCAGCACCTAAATTACAACCTATCGAAACACGTTTGGTAATGCTTCAAACGGGTATGCGAGCACCAATGGGTATTAAGGTTAAAGGACAAGATTTAAGAGAGATTGAAGCCTTTGGAGTAAAACTGGAAAACATCCTAAAAGAAGCAGATGGAGTAAAAGATGAAGCTGTTTTTGCTGACCGTATTGTAGGTAAACCATATCTATTATTGGATATTGACAGAGAGCGATTGGCGCGTTATGGTGTTACCATAGAAGAAGTTCAACAAATTATACAAATATCTGTGGGTGGAATGGTTCTTACGCAAACTGTTGAAGGCAGGGAACGTTACGGTATTCGAGTGCGCTACCCAAGGGAATTAAGGGCAAATCCTAATGATTTAAAAGACATCTATGTGCCTGTTGAAAAAGGAAGCCCAGTTCCATTAAGCGAGCTTGTTACTATTAGATATGAGCAAGGACCACAAGTGATAAAAAGTGAAGATACATTTTTAGTCGGCTACGTTCTATTTGATAAAATAGATGGTTTTGCCGAAGTAGATGTGGTGGAAAATGCACAAGCCCTTATCCAATCAAAAATCGATAGTGGAGAACTTATCGTTCCTAAAGGGATTAACTATCGCTTTACAGGTACTTATGAAAATCAATTACGGGCAGAAAAAACACTTGGTGTCGTTGTGCCTCTGGCTCTAGCAATAATTTTTCTTATTCTCTATTTCCAGTTCCGATCCGTTGGCACATCATTAATGGTATTCACGGGAATTGCTGTGGCTTTTGCTGGAGGGTTTTTAATGATTTGGTTTTATGGTCAAGATTGGTTCTTAAACTTCAACTTTTTTGGGGAGAATTTACGAGACCTATTTCAAATGCACACCATTAATTTAAGTGTCGCCGTTTGGGTTGGTTTTATCGCCCTTTTCGGTATTGCAACCGATGATGGTGTGGTTATGGCAACTTATCTGACCCAAACCTTCGATAGAAATACACCAGAAACAAAACAGGAAATAAGGGCATCTGTAGTGGAGGCAGGAGAAAAACGAATACGTCCATGTTTAATGACAACAGCAACTACCATTCTTGCACTGTTACCAGTATTAACGTCAACAGGCAGAGGTAGTGATATCATGATTCCAATGGCAATTCCATCATTTGGGGGGATGTTAATTGCACTTGTAACCCTGTTTGTTGTACCAGTCTTATTTAGCTGGAAACAAGAATTTCAATTAAAAAGAGCGACAAAATGA